GGCGTTTTCGCGGGCCTGGTTATCGTCTTCCTGGCGGTCACCGGCATGCCCTGGTCGGCGATCTGGGGCGATCAGGTCCGCAAGCTGACCAACGAAGCCGGCTGGGGCCGCCCCAAGGCGCCGGCCAGCGCCGCGGCCTGGAGCCATGGCCCGGACCACAAGCCGGCCGAGGGCGTGCCCTGGGCCCTGCAGGAGGGCGACATGCACGCCGGTCACCACGCCCCCCTCCACCTCGCGTCGGCCGGGCTGACGCTGGACGCCGCCGTGGCCAAGGTCGAGGCCAGCGGCCTTGGCCGGCCCTATGTGCTGTCGCCGCCGCGCGAGCCGGGAAAGGCCTGGTCGGCCGCCTACATGCCGGATCGGGTCGAGGCGACCAGAACTCTCTATCTCGACCCCGGCGACGGCAAGGTCCTGGCCGACATCGGCTATGACCGCTTCGGCCCCGCCGCCCAGGCCATCGAATGGGGCATCGCCGTTCACCAGGGCCAGCAGTTCGGCCTGATCAACAAGCTGGTCATGCTGGCCGGCTGCATCGCCATCTGGCTGCTGGCCATCTCGGGTATCGTCATGTGGTGGAAGCGCCGGCCGACCGGTCGCCTGGCGGCCCCGGCCCGCCCGACCGACGCCCGCGTCTACTGGGCCCTAAGCGCCGTCGTCGTTCCCCTGGCCCTCCTCTATCCGCTGGTCGGCGCCTCTCTGCTCGCCGTCCTTGCCCTCGACTTCATCGGCCGCGCCGCCGCCTCGGCGCTTCGCAAACATCGGGAGATTCAAGCATGATCCGTCAGACCCTGCCCCTCATCGCCATCGCCGCCCTGGCCGCCTGTTCAGCCCCGGCCGGCCCCTCGAAGGTCACCGTCGCCGACCTCTGGTGCCGCGCCGCCCCGGTCGGGGCGCCGGCCGGCGGCTGTTACGTCACCCTGACCGCCTCGGCCAACGACCGCCTGGTGGCGGTCGAGACCACCGCCGCCGACCATGGCGAGATCCACACCATGGAGATGGACGGCGGCGTCATGCGCATGCGCCCCCTGAAGGACGGTATCGACCTGCCGGCCGGCGAGGCCGTGGCCCTGAAGCCGGGCGGCATGCACCTGATGATCATCGCCCCCAAGGCCACCCTGGCGGCGGGCGGCAGCGTGCCCCTGACCCTCAGGTTCGCCAAGGCCGAGCCCCTGACCCTGTCGGCGCCGATCCGCCAGGTCGGCGCGGCGATGGGCGGGATGGAGCATCACTGATGCGCCGGCGGATCCTCTGGCTGGCGGTCCTGGTCAGCTGGGTGGCGGTCGGCGGGCTTGCGCTCTACGTCACCAACAGCCCGCCCAAACTGCAGCCGGCCACCCTCGGCGGCCCCTTCGCCCTGACCGACATGACGGGCCGGCCGGTGACCGAGGCCTCGCTGCTCGGAAAGCCGACGGCGATCTTCTTCGGCTTCACCTACTGTCCCGAGGTCTGCCCGACGACACTGACCGAGCTGACGGCGGCGATGAAGGCGCTGGGCAAGGACGCCGACCGGCTCAATGTCGTCTTCGTCTCGGTCGATCCCGAGCGCGACACGCCCGAGCAGATGCGGCTGTACCTGAGCAACTTCGACCGGCGGATCGTGGGCTACACCGGCACGCCCGAAGCGATCGCCAGGGCGGCCAAGGCCTATAGGGTCTACTACAAGAAGATCCCGACCGAGGGCGGCGACTACACGGTCGATCACTCCTCGGCGGTCTACCTGTTCGACCGCAAGGGCCGTTTCGTCGCGCCGATTGGCTATGGCGAACCTCACGCCCGGGTCGTAGAGGCTTTGCGAAATCTCGCCCGGACCGGCTGACGCCGCAGGAGACTCAACCATGATCCGCCGCACCCTGATCCTCGCCGCCGCCGCCTCCCTGCTGGCCACCGGCGCCTTTGCCGCCAAGGCCGGAGCCATCGATATCTCCGGCGCCTGGTCGCGCCCGGCCCCGGCCGGCGGCAACGGGGTCGGCTATGTGGTGCTGGCCAACGGCGGCAAGGCCGACCGGCTGGTTTCCGCCTCGACGCCGGTCGCCGGCCGGGTCGAGATCCACGAGAGCATGGTGATGGGCGGCAAGGCGATGATGCATCCCCGCCCGCGCGGCATCGACCTGCCGGCCGGCAAGACCGTCGCCCTCAAGCCCGAAAGCTACCACCTGATGCTGATCGGGCTGAAGAAGCCGCTGAAGGTCGGGGAGACGGTGGCGGTGACGCTGAAGTTCGAGAAGGCGGGATCGGTGACCGTGCCCTTCGACGTGCGGGCCGGCGGGCCGGCGCCGACGGCGATGAGCCACCACTAGGGCCGGTCGATCTTCGGCTCCGGGCGAGTCTCCTTCCTGGCGGGCCTATCGAAGCGGCCCACTATTATACCGCGCTTCCCGGCGGCAAGGGCCGGCGCGGCGCTCTGGCCGTTGAAATCATTGGCGGAACTGTGCCCGGGCTGTTGGTCGAGGCGCGGCCGATGTGGGCCAGAGCGTAGTCGGACGGTAGGTCGCCTGTTGCCGGATGTGGGCCAGTTTGTGAGCGACGGACCCACATCGGCGGGTTTTGCGACGATCGTCGCAACGCCCGGCTCAACGAAGCCCAAAACGAATATGTCTAGACATATTCATCCGTTCGCGAACCCCCGGGCCGATGGATCGAATCCTTCGTTTTGACGAACGATGTCGTCCGGTCCAGCTTCGCCGCATGGACCCCGACGTCTTCGCCATCCTGCGCGCCTATCCGCAGATCTACTTCGCCTGCCACGAGGAGCATCGCACCCGTGAGCGCTCGGCCCATGGCCTGACCGGCCGCGAGGCGGGGGTGCTGAGCCATATCGATGTCGCCGAGGGCATCGGGGCGGGGGAGCTGGCGCGGCATCTGGGGGTGGCGGCCTCGTCGCTGTCGGCGACGCTCAAGCGGCTGGCCGGGCTCGGGCTGATCGAGGACGCGCCGTCGGACGACGCGCGCCGGCGGCGGGTGCGGCTGACCGGGGCGGGCCGGGCGGCGCTGGCCGAGGATTCGGTGCTGGACGCCGGCCGGGTGGCCGGGGTGCTGGCCCTGCTGGGGCCGGCGGATCGGGCGCGGGCCGTCGAGGGGCTGGCGCTGCTGGCGAAGGCGGCGCGGCGGTATCGGGAGGGGTGAGATGGTTCTGAAGATCGTTCTGGGACTGATCGGGGTTCTGGCGCTCCTGGTTGGCGGCGTGCTGCTGACCGCCGCCTTGCTGCCGCGCGAGCATCTGGCGACGGGCGAGACGCTGATCGAGGCGCCGCCGGAGGTCGTGGCTGCCCGCATCGCCGATCCGGCCGGCTATCCCGCCTGGCGCAAGGGCGTGCTCATCGATCAGGTCCGGCGCGAGGGCGAACGGGTGCTGTGGCGGGAAACCAGCCAGGGCGACAAGGTCGACTACGCCCTCGATGTCGAGGCGCCGGGCCGGCGCTGGCGCACAACGATCCTGACCGAGGGACTGCCGTACGGCGGTTACTGGCTGATCGAACTGACGCCGGAGGGGGCCGGCGCCAGGGTGCGGGTCAGCGAGCACGGCTTCGTCGACAACCTCGCCTTCCGGGCGCTGGGCCGCTTCGTGTTCGGCTTCGACAGCAGCCTGAAGACCTGGCTGGCCGATCTCGCTTCGGCGCGTTGACAGGACCTAGGGGAAGCCTCCTAACTCTCCTCAAAACAAGTGTTTGAGGGAGTGACGACATGGCCGGCTGGACCTTCGCGGACGTGTGGGAAGAGATCGCCGCGGCGACTCCGGAGCGGCCGGCCCAGATCCAGGGCGACCGGGTGGTCAGCTGGCGCGGCTTCGACCGGCGGGCCAACGCCCTGGCGGCGCATTTCGTCGGCAAGGGCCTGGGCCACCAGGCCAAGGTGGCCGCCTTCCTCTACAATGCGCCGGAGTATCTCGAGACCTATTACGCGGCCTTCAAGGCGGGCCTGGCGCCGGTCAACACCAACTACCGGTATGAGCCGGAAGAGCTGTTCTACCTGTTCGACAACGCCGACACCGAGGCGATCGTCTTCCACGCCGGGTTCGCCGACAAGCTGGCGGTCATCAAGGACCGGTTGCCGGGCGTGAAGGCCTGGGTGGCGGTGGCCGAGCCGGGAGCGGCGATCCCGGACTGGGCCGACGAGTACGAGAGCGTCGTCGCGGCCGGCGCCGACCGCTTCGTCGCGCCCTGGGGCCGCTCGGGCGACGACCTGCTGCTGCTCTACACCGGCGGCACCACCGGTATGCCCAAGGGGGTGATGTGGCGCCAGGACGACCTGTTCCAGGTGCTGGGCGCGGGCGGCAACGTCGCGGCCGGCATCCCGCCGCTGGAAAACGCCGCCGAGGCGGCGGTGCGGGTGACCAGTGGCAAGGCCGGCGACATCGTCCTGCCGCCGCCATCCGTGGTGGTGGTGGCCTGTCCGCTGATGCACGGCACGGCCCAGTTCGGCAGCTTCGGGGCCATGACCGGCGGCGGCTGCATCGTCAGCCTGCCGTCCAGGCGGTTCGATCCGGTCGAGCTGTGGAACGAGGTCGAGCGGACCGGGGCCAACAGCGTCTCGATCGTCGGCATGGCCTTCGCGGCGCCGATGCTGGATGCGCTGAACGCCAGTCCGGGACGCTGGGACCTGTCGAAGGTGCAGCGGCTGGGCTCCTCGGGGACGGTGTGGTCCTTCGAGAACAAGCAGGCGCTGCTCGGCCATCTGCCGGAAGGCTGCGTGATCTTCGATTCGCTGGGCTCGTCGGAGGCGGTGGGCCTGGGCGGTTCGCAGTCGGTGAAGGGGGCGGAGGCCGGGACGGCGCAGTTCCTGGTCGGGCCCAATTCGGCGGTGTTCAAGGAGGACGGCACGCGGGTCGAGCCCGGCTCCGGCGAGCGCGGGCTGGTGGCGGTCGGCGGCTTCATTCCGGTCGGCTACTACAAGGACCCCGAGAAGTCGGCCAAGACCTTCCGCGAGTATGAGGGCCGGCGCTGGTCGCTGCCGGGCGACTTCGCCGAGGTCAACGCCGACGGGACGATGAAGCTGCTCGGACGCGGCTCGCAGGTGATCAATACCGGCGGCGAGAAGGTCTTCCCCGAGGAGGTCGAGGAGGCGCTGAAGCTGCACCCGGACGTCAGGGACGCCGTGGTGGTGGGGATTCCGGACCCGCGGTTCGGGGAGAAGATCTGCGCCATGGTCGATGTGCGGGAGGGGGTGGCGCTGACCCTGGCCGATTTCACCGCCCACCTGAAGGGCAGGCTGGCCGACTACAAGGCGCCGCGGGCCTTGGTCCTGGCCCCCGTGGTGCGGGCCCCGAACGGCAAGGTCGACTACAAGGGGGTGCGGGCCGAGGCGCTCGAGGCGCTGGGGGTGAAGTCCTAAACCCCGGCGACGCAGTCGCCGTCCCTCCCCGAATTGGGGAGGGCAGGCGCGAAGCGCCGGGTGGGGAAGTGGGTCACCGGCCCCACCAGTCAGGCTTCTCAGCGCTTCGTCTTCAAGGTCTCGGACCGACTTCCCCACCCGACGCGCGTAACCGCGCGTCTGCCCTCCCCAATTCGGGGAGGGAGGTTATTCGCCGATCATCCGGGGTTCGGTCGGGATATCCCCCGCCAGCAGCGGCCGCAGATGCCCGGCCAGCCCGCCGGGATAGATCGGCTCGTCGCTCACCGCGATCTCATCGACCGACCACCAGCGCATGCCCTTCACGACCCGCCGTTCGAGGTCGGTCCATCCGTGGTCGGACAACTCCTCGTGCGCCACCCGGACGATGAAGTAGCTCTCGACCAGCCGGCGGGGTTCGTCCTCGACCAGCATGTCGTGCTGCCGGCGCCAGACCACGGGGCCGAAGTCGGCCTCCGCATGTCCCGTCTCTTCCAGCAGCTCGCGCCGGGCCGCCTCGATCAGGCTCTCGCCCTCATCGACGCCACCGCCGACCGTGCACCAGCCGGCAGAGCGGCCGTCATCGAAGTTCAGCAGCAACAGCCGGTCGGCCGGCGACAGCAGCACCAGCCGGACCGTCAGCCGTTCCCTGGGGATCAGACCGTGCGCTTGGCCCGGTCCTTCTCGTTGGTCGCCCGGATGGCCGCCGTCGCCTGGGCCCATTGCTCGTCACCCCATTCGGTCATGCGCGCGAAGTTGCCGCCGGTGGCGTTGTAGGCGGCGCCGTCGATGGCGATGGTCTGGCCGTTCACATAGGTCGACAGCGGGTGCAACAGATAGACCGCCAGGTTGGCCAGTTCGCGCATCTCGCCGACGCGGCCGAGCGGGTTGCCCTTCATGTCGCCATAGGCGCTCTCGCCGGGGTTCAGGCGGGCGCTCATGCCCTCGGTCGGGAAGGGGCCGGGGGCGATGGCGTTGAAGCGGATGCCCTTGGGGCCCCATTCGACAGCCAGGGACTGGGTCATGACGTTCAGGCCCGCCTTGGACATGGCGCTGGGCACCGTGAACGGACCGCCGTTCCACACCCAGGTGGTCAGGATGGAGATGACCGAGGCGGAGAGCCCGTCCTTGATCCAGCGCTTGCCGCAGGCCTGGGTTACGAAGAAGCTGCCCCGGAAAACGATGTTGGAAATGGCGTCGAAGCCGCGCGGCGAGAGGTCTTCCGTGCGGCTGATGAAGTTGCCGGCGGCGTTGTTGACCAGGCCGGTCAGCGGGCCGTCGGCCCAGATGGTCTCGACCATCTCCTCAATGGCTTCCGGCACGCGGATGTCGCAGGCGATGCCGGTGACCTTGCCGCCATCCGGATGGGCGGCCATCAGTTCCTGGGCGGTTTCCTCAAGGATGCCGCCGCGCCGGCCGCAGATGTAGACGTCGGCCCCCAGCATCATGCAGCCCTCGGCCATCACCTTGCCGAGGCCCGTGCCGCCCCCGGTGATGAGGATGCGTTGGCCCTTCATCAGGCCCGGGCGGTACATCAGGTCGTCGGCGGCGAAGGTCATGGCGTGTCTCCCTTTTGTGGGAGAAAGGGGAGGGGCTGACCCAAGGTCGGTCAACCCCTCTTTCCGTGAACGTCAGGCGTGAACGTCAGCCGCCCCGGCTGCCGCCATAGGAGCGGCTGCCGCCGCCGAAGCCGCCGCGGGAGACCACGGTGCTGCGGCTCTGCACCCGGGCCGGGGCGTTGCGGATCGCCGCCGGCGGGTCGAGGCCCTGACGGCCGACGCTGGTGCGGCCGGTGGCGTAGTCGTGGTTCACCCGGCCGCCCCAGCCGGTGTAGTAGTCGCCGCCGCGCCGGTAGAGGCCGGTGCCGCGATAGCCGCCGCCGTCCAGCATCCGGCCGATGATGAAGCCGGTCAGCAGGGGGGTGAAGAAGCTGCCGCCGCCGGCCTGGCTGCGCGGCACGCACTGGCCCTCGCCATAGACGTCCTCGCAGGTCTTCTGTTCGGCGTACTTGGGAGCGTTGGCGTCGTCCTTGAGGGCGGCGGCGTAGCCCTTGTCGCACTCCTCGTCGCTGACCTTGTTCTCGGCCTTGCACTGGTCGAGGCTGGCGTAGGCGAAGGCCTCGACCGGGTCCTTGTTGAGCTGGGCCTCGGCCTGCGAGACGTTGGGGGTCCCGTCGCAGGCCCCGATGCTCAGCGAGGCGCCGCACATCAGGCTGGTCAGGGTCAGGGATCGGGATCGCATCATGGCCGGGCGCCCCTATGAGGTCATGCTGGCGGCGTTGATCAGGCCGACCGCGATGTTGATGCTGGCCAGGTAGACGGCGGTGGCCATCTCGCCGGCCTCGATGCGGGCCTTGACGTCCTTCAGGAAGATCACCCGCACGATGGTGAAGGCGACGATCTGGATGACGCCGGCCAGCGCGCCCCAGGCCAGCAGCTCAGGCAGGCTGGTGGTGTGGGTCAGGGCCGAGGCCAGGGCCAGGACGTAGCCGATCAGGGCCCCGCCGAGCGCCACGGCGGCGGCGACGTTGCCCTGCCGGATGAGGTCCGTCTCCTTGTAGGGCGTCACCCACTGGTAGAGGACCTTGAAGATCAGAGCCAGGACCCCGGCCACGGCGAAGGCGACCAGGAAATACTGGGCGCCGACGCCGAAGGTGAAGAAGTCGAAGTACATTGCGGGTTTCCTCCCGTTGGAAGTCGAGACGGCCGGTCAGGCCGAGAATTCACCGAAGGCCAGCGGTACGCCGACCATGATCTCGTGGGTCAGCTCGCCGCCCTTTTCCGGCTCCATGGCGATGGCCAGCAGCAGTTCGCGGCCCTCGCCGCCGAGGTCGCGGGCGTAGAGCATGCAGGTCTGGTAGATGCGGGCGTAGGGCGCAAGGGCGGCGCGGTCGTCCCAGATGTCTTCCCA
The nucleotide sequence above comes from Caulobacter sp. NIBR1757. Encoded proteins:
- a CDS encoding SDR family oxidoreductase — protein: MTFAADDLMYRPGLMKGQRILITGGGTGLGKVMAEGCMMLGADVYICGRRGGILEETAQELMAAHPDGGKVTGIACDIRVPEAIEEMVETIWADGPLTGLVNNAAGNFISRTEDLSPRGFDAISNIVFRGSFFVTQACGKRWIKDGLSASVISILTTWVWNGGPFTVPSAMSKAGLNVMTQSLAVEWGPKGIRFNAIAPGPFPTEGMSARLNPGESAYGDMKGNPLGRVGEMRELANLAVYLLHPLSTYVNGQTIAIDGAAYNATGGNFARMTEWGDEQWAQATAAIRATNEKDRAKRTV
- a CDS encoding DUF350 domain-containing protein; translated protein: MYFDFFTFGVGAQYFLVAFAVAGVLALIFKVLYQWVTPYKETDLIRQGNVAAAVALGGALIGYVLALASALTHTTSLPELLAWGALAGVIQIVAFTIVRVIFLKDVKARIEAGEMATAVYLASINIAVGLINAASMTS
- a CDS encoding DUF1190 domain-containing protein translates to MMRSRSLTLTSLMCGASLSIGACDGTPNVSQAEAQLNKDPVEAFAYASLDQCKAENKVSDEECDKGYAAALKDDANAPKYAEQKTCEDVYGEGQCVPRSQAGGGSFFTPLLTGFIIGRMLDGGGYRGTGLYRRGGDYYTGWGGRVNHDYATGRTSVGRQGLDPPAAIRNAPARVQSRSTVVSRGGFGGGSRSYGGSRGG
- a CDS encoding SRPBCC family protein; this encodes MVLKIVLGLIGVLALLVGGVLLTAALLPREHLATGETLIEAPPEVVAARIADPAGYPAWRKGVLIDQVRREGERVLWRETSQGDKVDYALDVEAPGRRWRTTILTEGLPYGGYWLIELTPEGAGARVRVSEHGFVDNLAFRALGRFVFGFDSSLKTWLADLASAR
- a CDS encoding copper chaperone PCu(A)C; this encodes MIRQTLPLIAIAALAACSAPAGPSKVTVADLWCRAAPVGAPAGGCYVTLTASANDRLVAVETTAADHGEIHTMEMDGGVMRMRPLKDGIDLPAGEAVALKPGGMHLMIIAPKATLAAGGSVPLTLRFAKAEPLTLSAPIRQVGAAMGGMEHH
- a CDS encoding NUDIX domain-containing protein → MGPGDGGHPGDQREGPGQAHGLIPRERLTVRLVLLSPADRLLLLNFDDGRSAGWCTVGGGVDEGESLIEAARRELLEETGHAEADFGPVVWRRQHDMLVEDEPRRLVESYFIVRVAHEELSDHGWTDLERRVVKGMRWWSVDEIAVSDEPIYPGGLAGHLRPLLAGDIPTEPRMIGE
- a CDS encoding copper chaperone PCu(A)C; translated protein: MIRRTLILAAAASLLATGAFAAKAGAIDISGAWSRPAPAGGNGVGYVVLANGGKADRLVSASTPVAGRVEIHESMVMGGKAMMHPRPRGIDLPAGKTVALKPESYHLMLIGLKKPLKVGETVAVTLKFEKAGSVTVPFDVRAGGPAPTAMSHH
- a CDS encoding MarR family winged helix-turn-helix transcriptional regulator yields the protein MDPDVFAILRAYPQIYFACHEEHRTRERSAHGLTGREAGVLSHIDVAEGIGAGELARHLGVAASSLSATLKRLAGLGLIEDAPSDDARRRRVRLTGAGRAALAEDSVLDAGRVAGVLALLGPADRARAVEGLALLAKAARRYREG
- a CDS encoding AMP-binding protein yields the protein MAGWTFADVWEEIAAATPERPAQIQGDRVVSWRGFDRRANALAAHFVGKGLGHQAKVAAFLYNAPEYLETYYAAFKAGLAPVNTNYRYEPEELFYLFDNADTEAIVFHAGFADKLAVIKDRLPGVKAWVAVAEPGAAIPDWADEYESVVAAGADRFVAPWGRSGDDLLLLYTGGTTGMPKGVMWRQDDLFQVLGAGGNVAAGIPPLENAAEAAVRVTSGKAGDIVLPPPSVVVVACPLMHGTAQFGSFGAMTGGGCIVSLPSRRFDPVELWNEVERTGANSVSIVGMAFAAPMLDALNASPGRWDLSKVQRLGSSGTVWSFENKQALLGHLPEGCVIFDSLGSSEAVGLGGSQSVKGAEAGTAQFLVGPNSAVFKEDGTRVEPGSGERGLVAVGGFIPVGYYKDPEKSAKTFREYEGRRWSLPGDFAEVNADGTMKLLGRGSQVINTGGEKVFPEEVEEALKLHPDVRDAVVVGIPDPRFGEKICAMVDVREGVALTLADFTAHLKGRLADYKAPRALVLAPVVRAPNGKVDYKGVRAEALEALGVKS
- a CDS encoding PepSY domain-containing protein, whose protein sequence is MTTLDTDAGGPPPGLIYRAFWRWHFYAGLLILPVLMLMALTGGLYLFQPELDGLLYRKLLTTPERPIATAPQAWADAAKAAVPGRVMQLTPPARPGLSARVIVEPDPGGERRAVYVDPHDARVLGDIADGGIMHLVKRLHSLEIAGPVANIAVEIAAGWAIVLAATGLFLWWPRGRKGGVVSVRGAPKQRVFWRDLHAVTGVFAGLVIVFLAVTGMPWSAIWGDQVRKLTNEAGWGRPKAPASAAAWSHGPDHKPAEGVPWALQEGDMHAGHHAPLHLASAGLTLDAAVAKVEASGLGRPYVLSPPREPGKAWSAAYMPDRVEATRTLYLDPGDGKVLADIGYDRFGPAAQAIEWGIAVHQGQQFGLINKLVMLAGCIAIWLLAISGIVMWWKRRPTGRLAAPARPTDARVYWALSAVVVPLALLYPLVGASLLAVLALDFIGRAAASALRKHREIQA
- a CDS encoding SCO family protein, giving the protein MRRRILWLAVLVSWVAVGGLALYVTNSPPKLQPATLGGPFALTDMTGRPVTEASLLGKPTAIFFGFTYCPEVCPTTLTELTAAMKALGKDADRLNVVFVSVDPERDTPEQMRLYLSNFDRRIVGYTGTPEAIARAAKAYRVYYKKIPTEGGDYTVDHSSAVYLFDRKGRFVAPIGYGEPHARVVEALRNLARTG